From a single Rhizobium lusitanum genomic region:
- a CDS encoding ArsR/SmtB family transcription factor — protein sequence MIENDIFRALADPTRRAIFEKLAAGSTNASALREGMEISQPAMSQHLSVLRSAGLIKEERQGRFVNYEVDPDGLALIAEWLARYRAYWPERIDALKVLLKDMDQ from the coding sequence ATGATCGAGAACGATATATTCCGAGCCTTGGCTGATCCGACCCGTCGGGCAATCTTTGAAAAGCTGGCGGCAGGCAGCACGAACGCCAGCGCCTTGCGCGAGGGCATGGAAATCAGCCAACCGGCAATGTCCCAGCACCTCTCGGTTCTCCGCAGCGCCGGGCTTATCAAGGAAGAACGACAGGGGCGCTTCGTGAATTATGAAGTTGATCCGGATGGGCTGGCTCTCATCGCAGAATGGCTGGCTAGATATCGCGCCTATTGGCCCGAGCGCATCGACGCTCTCAAGGTCTTGCTGAAGGATATGGATCAATGA
- the aidB gene encoding AidB family quorum-quenching N-acyl homoserine lactonase: MTDSRRHFGQYDVILLRDGVFEAPADVLIHTDGGAARQRAIEALGKPMLQVDVNCFALRSADGIILVDAGTGTAWGPKYGHARSALQEAGITPEQIRLILLTHIHGDHALGLFDGDAPYFPNAEIFVPARDFAFFTDPVAREATPEARRGGFKVAEQLVRVYGSRVRQIPDGPVLAGIEARPLPGHTPGHTGYLMRGGDRIDAGDNDLLIWGDALHLEDLQPGDPKIGLVFDLDPEMAVRTRQATLEDAAREGWIIAGGHITGFGRVERASEGYQILPA, translated from the coding sequence ATGACCGACAGTCGCCGACATTTCGGGCAGTATGACGTTATCCTTTTGCGCGACGGCGTCTTCGAAGCTCCGGCGGATGTGCTGATCCATACGGATGGCGGCGCAGCTCGGCAGCGCGCGATCGAAGCGTTGGGCAAGCCGATGCTTCAGGTGGATGTAAACTGTTTTGCCCTGCGCAGCGCTGATGGCATCATTCTCGTCGATGCCGGTACCGGGACCGCTTGGGGACCAAAATACGGCCATGCGCGATCGGCGTTACAGGAGGCCGGCATCACGCCGGAGCAGATCCGGTTGATATTGCTGACCCATATCCACGGTGATCATGCGCTCGGTCTGTTCGACGGAGACGCTCCGTATTTCCCCAATGCCGAAATATTCGTGCCGGCCAGGGATTTTGCCTTTTTCACCGATCCGGTCGCTCGAGAGGCAACACCTGAGGCGCGTCGTGGTGGCTTCAAGGTGGCTGAGCAACTCGTCCGCGTCTATGGGTCCCGGGTCCGGCAGATTCCTGATGGCCCTGTGTTGGCCGGCATAGAGGCCCGCCCTCTGCCGGGTCACACCCCCGGCCACACTGGCTATCTGATGCGCGGCGGCGATCGGATCGACGCCGGGGACAACGATCTCCTGATCTGGGGCGACGCCTTACATCTGGAAGATCTTCAGCCTGGTGATCCGAAGATTGGCCTGGTCTTCGATCTCGACCCCGAGATGGCGGTGCGAACGCGTCAGGCGACATTGGAAGATGCCGCCCGCGAAGGCTGGATCATCGCCGGTGGCCATATCACCGGCTTCGGTCGCGTAGAGCGAGCCTCCGAGGGCTACCAAATCCTGCCGGCGTGA
- a CDS encoding M10 family metallopeptidase — protein sequence MLTSYFPVPWSSTSNDVNGLIYGQYWASSALDFSFTTSGAQYGSYSGEELTFQPLNATMQAAVHSAFAQYSSISNLTFMEETSVPGNATLRFGMSDAAQNAAYTYFPSDSAQGGDVWFGTQSGLNAMTDPVKGNYAWVSTLHEIGHALGLKHPHEPSNTNSVTTSLAHDSMEFTVMSYRSYTGVSVNTGYTNEDFGFAQSLMMYDIAAIQKLYGADFATHAGNTIYTFSSTTGEMFIDGVGQGKPGDNRIFLTVWDGGGADTYDFSNYTSAQSINLAPGGWSAMSNSQLAYLGDGHFAHGNVYNALQYNGDNRSLIENAIGGSGSDTIIGNAANNSLMGGGGNDWLSGGAGNDWLHGGAGIDTAAFNFSLKQATVDYGNRAMLIKGSEGQDSLISIEKLQFSDRTIVQDDGSPLVDDMFYYTHYHDVFDAGADADQHYSNSGWHEGRDPNKFFDTSEYLAKYHDVAASGINPLQHYDQFGWKEGRDPSSLFHTAEYLRLNPDVTAAKIDPLEHYLKFGIYEGRNVNAKDLLIDDTFYFKNNPDVAAAHADPEQHYNQFGWHEGRDPNPFFDTSGYLATYHDVAAAGVNPFTHYLQYGWHEGRDPSRNFDTAGYLKLYPDVAAAGINPLEHYLEFGVFEGRTYVSDGTFA from the coding sequence ATGCTTACTTCGTATTTTCCGGTTCCGTGGTCTAGCACTTCGAATGATGTTAATGGTCTGATCTACGGACAGTATTGGGCGTCCTCCGCGCTGGATTTTTCGTTTACCACCAGCGGTGCCCAATATGGTAGTTACAGCGGGGAGGAACTGACGTTCCAGCCCCTCAATGCAACCATGCAGGCAGCGGTGCACTCAGCCTTTGCGCAGTATAGTTCCATCTCGAACCTTACTTTCATGGAAGAAACCTCGGTTCCTGGAAACGCTACCCTGCGTTTTGGCATGTCGGACGCTGCGCAGAACGCCGCTTATACCTATTTCCCCTCGGATAGTGCTCAGGGCGGCGATGTTTGGTTCGGTACACAGAGCGGACTGAATGCCATGACCGATCCGGTCAAGGGTAATTATGCTTGGGTATCTACTCTGCATGAGATTGGGCATGCACTTGGCCTCAAGCATCCGCACGAGCCGTCAAATACCAACTCCGTGACAACGAGCCTTGCGCACGACAGCATGGAGTTTACGGTCATGAGCTACCGCTCCTATACGGGAGTGTCTGTGAATACCGGCTACACAAATGAAGACTTCGGCTTTGCACAATCGCTGATGATGTACGACATCGCCGCGATCCAAAAACTGTATGGAGCTGATTTTGCTACGCATGCTGGCAATACCATCTACACTTTTTCTTCCACGACTGGCGAGATGTTCATCGACGGAGTCGGGCAGGGAAAGCCTGGAGACAACCGTATCTTCCTCACCGTGTGGGATGGTGGTGGCGCCGATACCTACGATTTCTCGAACTACACTTCGGCTCAATCCATAAACTTGGCACCCGGCGGCTGGTCGGCGATGTCGAACTCACAGCTCGCGTATCTTGGTGATGGCCACTTTGCGCATGGAAACGTCTACAACGCCCTTCAGTATAACGGCGATAATCGCTCGTTGATCGAAAATGCAATCGGTGGATCCGGCAGCGACACGATTATCGGCAACGCTGCCAACAATTCGCTAATGGGGGGAGGTGGAAACGATTGGCTCAGTGGGGGTGCCGGGAATGATTGGCTTCACGGCGGCGCGGGTATCGACACGGCGGCCTTCAACTTCAGCCTGAAGCAAGCAACGGTCGATTATGGCAATCGCGCGATGCTGATTAAGGGTAGCGAAGGTCAGGACAGCCTGATCTCAATTGAGAAGCTGCAGTTTTCCGACAGGACAATCGTTCAAGATGACGGCTCCCCCCTCGTCGATGATATGTTTTATTATACTCACTACCATGACGTTTTTGACGCGGGTGCTGACGCGGATCAGCATTACTCAAACTCCGGATGGCATGAGGGCCGTGATCCGAACAAATTCTTTGATACCTCCGAATATCTGGCGAAATACCATGATGTAGCGGCTTCCGGCATTAATCCGCTTCAGCACTACGACCAGTTCGGCTGGAAGGAGGGACGAGATCCATCGAGCCTCTTCCATACGGCGGAATATTTACGGCTCAATCCGGACGTTACCGCGGCCAAGATCGATCCACTTGAGCATTATCTGAAGTTCGGTATCTACGAGGGTCGCAATGTTAATGCCAAAGATCTACTGATCGACGACACGTTCTATTTCAAGAATAATCCAGATGTGGCTGCAGCCCATGCGGACCCCGAGCAGCACTACAATCAATTCGGCTGGCATGAAGGGCGTGACCCCAACCCGTTTTTTGATACATCAGGATATCTGGCAACGTACCATGATGTGGCTGCTGCCGGCGTCAATCCGTTCACCCACTATCTGCAGTACGGCTGGCATGAGGGACGCGACCCCTCCCGCAACTTCGATACGGCGGGCTATTTGAAACTCTATCCAGACGTTGCTGCCGCCGGCATCAATCCTCTTGAGCACTATCTGGAGTTTGGGGTTTTCGAAGGCAGAACCTATGTGAGTGACGGTACGTTCGCGTAG
- a CDS encoding HlyD family type I secretion periplasmic adaptor subunit — protein sequence MKDDHAPLAEHAIRRLTLVAITAIIFLVGVLGGLAATIRLQGAVIAAGTLVVDSYVKPVQHQKGGTVGQVFVKNGDRVEAGQILIHLDDTQARANLAIVSKRLKELTARTARLSAERDSKEEITFPESLLKEQEVGEVAAMLDGEQRLFHDRRSSKMGRKAQLAERVRQLSKEAEGLSAQQDGKRQAIAIINKELTSLQPLLDQGIIPATRVYNLQRDAADLTGELGSLIASAAQTNGKIAETQLQIIQVDDDQRTEVSDQLRQAESEIGEYSERLVAAEDELRHIDIRAPQAGIVHQLAVHASGAVVTPSEAIMQIVPDNDLLTPELKLSPQDIDQVVAGQEVTLRFSAFNQRTTPELSGRITKIAADLTTDQRTGQSYYSLRVAVSATEWGRLGNLAPVVGMPVEAFIQTGERTALAYLAKPFTDQMARAFREE from the coding sequence ATGAAGGATGATCACGCGCCGCTTGCCGAGCACGCCATCCGTCGCCTGACGCTCGTTGCTATCACCGCAATTATCTTTCTCGTTGGAGTCCTGGGAGGTCTAGCTGCCACCATTCGTCTTCAGGGTGCTGTCATTGCCGCCGGCACGCTGGTCGTCGACAGCTACGTTAAACCCGTTCAGCACCAAAAGGGCGGTACTGTCGGCCAAGTGTTCGTCAAGAACGGGGATCGTGTCGAAGCTGGCCAAATACTCATACATCTCGATGACACCCAAGCGCGTGCCAATCTTGCGATCGTTTCGAAGCGTCTGAAGGAACTTACCGCGCGCACCGCACGGCTTTCCGCCGAACGAGATTCTAAAGAGGAAATCACCTTTCCTGAGAGCCTTTTAAAGGAGCAGGAGGTTGGCGAAGTGGCAGCGATGCTTGATGGTGAGCAGCGGCTGTTTCATGATCGGCGGTCTTCCAAGATGGGGCGCAAAGCGCAGTTGGCCGAACGGGTGCGTCAGCTTTCGAAGGAGGCGGAGGGGCTGAGCGCCCAACAGGACGGCAAACGGCAAGCGATTGCCATTATCAACAAGGAACTCACCAGCCTTCAACCCTTGCTCGATCAGGGCATTATCCCGGCGACCCGAGTTTATAACTTACAGCGCGATGCAGCAGACCTCACCGGTGAGCTCGGCAGTCTGATCGCCTCCGCGGCCCAAACCAACGGCAAGATCGCTGAAACCCAGCTGCAGATCATTCAGGTTGATGATGATCAAAGAACTGAGGTATCGGACCAACTGCGTCAGGCCGAAAGCGAAATCGGTGAATATTCCGAGCGCCTCGTTGCTGCTGAGGACGAGTTGAGACACATCGATATTCGTGCACCACAGGCAGGCATCGTTCATCAACTGGCCGTGCATGCATCAGGGGCGGTCGTTACGCCCAGTGAAGCGATCATGCAGATCGTGCCCGATAACGATTTGCTGACACCGGAGCTTAAGTTGTCGCCGCAGGATATCGATCAGGTAGTTGCTGGGCAGGAGGTAACGCTTCGGTTTTCTGCGTTCAATCAGCGCACTACACCGGAATTGAGTGGCCGCATTACAAAGATTGCAGCCGACCTGACCACTGATCAGCGCACCGGGCAAAGCTATTATAGTCTCAGGGTCGCCGTCTCGGCGACCGAATGGGGCCGGTTGGGCAACCTTGCACCGGTGGTCGGGATGCCGGTGGAGGCGTTCATTCAGACGGGCGAGCGTACTGCACTGGCGTATTTGGCAAAGCCGTTTACGGACCAAATGGCTCGGGCGTTTAGAGAAGAGTGA
- a CDS encoding amino acid ABC transporter ATP-binding protein translates to MIELSHIEKRFGDSVILKDISLVIPEGTVTALVGPSGGGKSTLLRCINLLEIPSAGTIRIGEESTTFQLGKKTAWQDIQKIRRQTGMVFQNFQLFPHRTAIENVMEGLTTVLRWPADKARTRAVELLTKVGMAHKIDAWPSTLSGGQQQRVAIARALAPSPRVLLCDEPTSALDPELAAEVVDVLGKLANEGTTMVMATHDLRLASKIATSVVFLEAGNIVETGPSRTIFGAPQQERTKQFISTLNAGHSYDI, encoded by the coding sequence ATGATCGAGTTGTCACATATCGAAAAGCGCTTCGGCGACAGTGTCATTCTGAAGGATATCAGCCTGGTCATCCCGGAAGGTACGGTGACGGCGCTGGTCGGCCCTTCCGGCGGCGGCAAGAGCACGCTTTTGCGCTGCATCAACCTCCTGGAAATCCCGAGTGCCGGCACGATCCGCATCGGCGAGGAGAGCACAACCTTTCAGCTGGGCAAGAAGACCGCCTGGCAGGACATCCAGAAGATCCGCCGCCAGACCGGCATGGTCTTCCAGAATTTCCAGCTCTTTCCGCACAGGACCGCCATCGAAAACGTCATGGAAGGCCTGACGACCGTGCTGCGCTGGCCGGCGGACAAGGCTCGCACCCGCGCCGTCGAGCTTCTGACCAAGGTCGGCATGGCGCACAAGATCGACGCCTGGCCTTCGACACTCTCCGGCGGGCAGCAGCAGCGCGTGGCAATCGCCCGCGCGCTCGCCCCCTCGCCCCGCGTTCTTCTCTGCGACGAGCCGACCTCGGCGCTCGATCCGGAACTGGCCGCCGAAGTCGTCGATGTTCTCGGCAAGCTCGCTAATGAAGGCACGACCATGGTGATGGCGACGCATGACCTGCGCCTCGCCTCGAAGATCGCCACCAGCGTCGTTTTCCTCGAAGCCGGTAACATCGTCGAAACCGGCCCCTCCCGCACCATCTTCGGTGCCCCTCAGCAGGAACGGACGAAACAGTTCATCTCGACGCTGAATGCGGGGCATAGCTACGATATATGA
- a CDS encoding cupin domain-containing protein, translated as MSEASAAATRQSINFQEKLGKIEGFWQPRVVAEMNDYQFKLVRIEGDFIWHDHPETDEAFIVLEGQLRIDFRDGAVQIGLGEMFVVPKGVEHKPFAEQEVRMMLIEPRGTLNTGHEGGERTAPNDLWI; from the coding sequence ATGAGTGAAGCAAGCGCGGCAGCGACCAGGCAATCCATCAATTTCCAGGAGAAGCTTGGAAAGATTGAGGGGTTTTGGCAGCCCCGGGTCGTCGCTGAAATGAACGACTACCAGTTCAAGCTCGTCCGCATCGAAGGGGATTTCATCTGGCACGATCATCCGGAAACGGATGAAGCTTTCATCGTTCTCGAAGGGCAGCTGCGGATCGATTTTCGCGATGGCGCCGTTCAAATCGGGCTAGGCGAGATGTTCGTCGTTCCGAAGGGCGTGGAACACAAGCCTTTCGCCGAGCAGGAAGTTCGGATGATGCTGATCGAACCGCGCGGCACGTTGAACACTGGCCATGAGGGCGGCGAGAGGACAGCGCCGAACGATCTCTGGATATAG
- a CDS encoding amino acid ABC transporter substrate-binding protein, whose translation MNWLKTVAAAALVQAAFLLPAHAGDNLKAIQAAGVLKVGTEGTYAPFTFHDASGKLVGFDVEIAEAIASKLGVKAEFLEGKWDGLIAGLDAKRYDTVINEVGVTDARKQKYDFSDPYIASKAVLIVKDSNTDIKDFADLKGKKSAQSLTSNFGKLAQASGAELVGTDGFDQSIQLVLTGRADATINDSLSFLDFKKHKPDAPVKIVAQQANADFSAAIIRKGEPELQAAINKALADIKADGTYAKISDKYFGQDVSK comes from the coding sequence ATGAACTGGTTGAAGACCGTTGCCGCCGCTGCCCTCGTGCAGGCCGCTTTCCTTTTGCCCGCCCATGCCGGCGATAATCTCAAGGCGATCCAGGCCGCCGGCGTGCTGAAGGTCGGCACGGAAGGCACCTATGCGCCCTTCACCTTTCATGACGCAAGCGGCAAGCTCGTGGGCTTCGATGTCGAGATCGCCGAAGCCATCGCTTCCAAGCTCGGCGTCAAGGCCGAATTCCTGGAAGGCAAGTGGGACGGCCTGATCGCCGGCCTCGACGCCAAGCGCTACGACACCGTCATCAATGAAGTCGGCGTCACCGACGCCCGCAAGCAGAAGTATGACTTCTCCGATCCCTACATCGCCTCCAAGGCCGTGCTGATCGTCAAGGACAGCAACACCGACATCAAGGATTTCGCCGATCTCAAGGGCAAGAAGTCCGCACAATCGCTGACCAGCAATTTCGGCAAGCTCGCTCAAGCGTCCGGCGCTGAACTCGTCGGCACCGACGGTTTCGACCAGTCGATCCAGCTCGTGCTCACCGGCCGCGCCGACGCCACAATCAACGACAGCCTGTCCTTCCTCGATTTCAAGAAGCACAAGCCCGACGCGCCGGTGAAGATCGTCGCCCAGCAGGCCAATGCCGATTTTTCAGCCGCCATCATCCGCAAGGGCGAGCCGGAATTGCAGGCTGCCATCAACAAGGCGCTGGCCGACATCAAGGCTGACGGCACCTATGCCAAGATCTCCGACAAATACTTCGGCCAGGACGTTTCGAAGTAA
- a CDS encoding ATP-dependent Clp protease proteolytic subunit, whose product MREAMQLVPMVIEQSSRGERSFDIYSRLLRERIIFLNGEVNDTVAALVCAQLLFLEAENPRKPISLYINSPGGVVTSGLAMYDTMHYIRAPVHTLCMGTARSMGSFLLMAGQAGERTALPNSSIHIHQPLGGFQGQASDMLIHAAEMERTKHRMTRLYAEHCGRTYEEFERAMDRDHFMTAEQALEWGLIDRILRVREEDLPIVPVT is encoded by the coding sequence ATGCGCGAAGCGATGCAACTCGTCCCTATGGTCATAGAGCAATCCAGCCGAGGAGAGCGATCTTTCGACATCTATTCCCGCCTCCTGCGTGAACGGATCATTTTTCTCAATGGTGAAGTGAACGATACCGTCGCGGCCCTGGTCTGCGCGCAATTGCTGTTTCTTGAAGCGGAAAACCCCAGGAAGCCGATCAGTCTCTACATCAACTCGCCGGGCGGCGTCGTGACCAGCGGCCTCGCCATGTATGACACCATGCACTACATCCGCGCGCCGGTGCACACACTATGCATGGGGACTGCCCGTTCGATGGGGTCGTTCCTTTTGATGGCGGGCCAAGCCGGTGAGCGAACCGCGCTGCCCAACTCCAGCATCCATATCCATCAGCCGTTAGGTGGCTTCCAAGGGCAGGCTTCCGACATGCTGATCCATGCCGCGGAAATGGAGCGGACCAAGCACCGCATGACGCGGCTCTATGCCGAACATTGCGGACGCACCTACGAGGAGTTCGAGCGCGCGATGGACCGCGATCATTTCATGACCGCAGAACAAGCTCTGGAATGGGGCCTTATCGACCGCATCCTCCGGGTTCGCGAAGAGGATCTGCCTATAGTTCCGGTGACCTGA
- a CDS encoding amino acid ABC transporter permease, with translation MEHWLQLMWESLGTLLWAGLVFTIPLTLITFVLGLLLGLVTAVTRLFGPKPLVAVARFYVWVIRGTPLLVQLFVIFYGLPSMGILLDAFPAAVIGFTLNVGAYSSEIIRAVISSVPKGQWEAAYSIGMNWRQAMSRTILPQAARVAVPPLSNTFISLVKDTSLAAAITVPELFQAAQRIVATTYEPLILYIEAAIIYLVLSTFLSTLQGYLERRFARSGGTLEART, from the coding sequence GTGGAGCACTGGTTGCAATTGATGTGGGAGTCGCTGGGCACGCTGCTTTGGGCGGGGCTCGTCTTCACCATCCCGCTCACCCTGATCACCTTCGTTCTCGGCCTGCTGCTCGGCCTCGTCACGGCCGTCACGCGGCTGTTCGGACCTAAGCCGCTGGTCGCCGTCGCGCGCTTCTATGTCTGGGTGATCCGCGGCACGCCGCTGCTGGTGCAGCTTTTCGTCATCTTCTACGGCCTGCCAAGCATGGGCATCCTGCTCGACGCCTTTCCGGCCGCCGTCATCGGCTTCACGCTGAATGTCGGTGCCTACTCGTCCGAGATCATCCGCGCCGTCATCTCTTCCGTGCCGAAGGGCCAGTGGGAAGCCGCCTATTCCATCGGCATGAACTGGCGCCAGGCGATGAGCCGCACCATCCTGCCGCAAGCGGCCCGCGTCGCCGTGCCGCCGCTGTCGAACACCTTCATCTCGCTGGTCAAGGACACCTCGCTTGCCGCCGCGATCACCGTGCCGGAACTGTTCCAGGCCGCGCAGCGCATCGTCGCCACCACCTATGAGCCGCTGATCCTCTATATTGAGGCCGCCATTATCTATCTCGTGCTCAGCACCTTCCTCTCGACGCTGCAGGGCTACCTCGAACGCCGTTTCGCCCGCTCTGGCGGCACGCTGGAGGCACGGACATGA
- a CDS encoding type I secretion system permease/ATPase, with product MFLVAVLSSLKKAFLGIGATSAIVNILALTGSFFMLQVYDRVIPGHSLPTLVGLGIITATLYAFQGILELIRSMLLVRVGLSVDERFGSTVYDSLVLFPSRMQVPGNGLQSVHDLDTVRGFLSGPGPTALFDIPWMAFYLGLCFLFHVWIGITALAGALMLIGLTILAELKSRQPAKEAAKIASERMALAEATRRNSEAVLAMGFGHLLGRQWSEINRRYLSNHLRASNVTGILGTISKILRMVLQSAVLAVGAILVIRQEASGGIMIASSILVSRALAPVELAIGQWKGFAAARDSWSRLMKLAQLMQADEKEVSLPRPESVLKAENLHLAAPGLKLAIVRGVSFELQAGEAVGVIGPSASGKSSLARGLVGIWPPISGAVRLDGASLSQWDPRALGQHIGYLPQDVSLFGGSIAENIARFDPDAPSEKIIAAAKAAGVYDMIVQFPEGFDTKIGEQGSALSGGQRQRIALARALYGEPFLIVLDEPNSNLDAEGEAALSRAILDVRARGGIAIIIAHRPSALGVVDKVLVLANGQMQAFGPKDEVLRKTTQPAPSGLQPVRLMIAGEEMTQ from the coding sequence ATGTTCCTTGTGGCCGTTTTATCCTCCTTGAAGAAAGCCTTTCTCGGGATTGGTGCGACCAGCGCGATTGTCAACATTCTCGCATTGACCGGCTCCTTCTTTATGCTGCAGGTCTACGATCGCGTCATTCCTGGCCACAGTCTGCCTACGCTGGTTGGTCTGGGCATCATTACGGCCACACTTTACGCGTTTCAGGGGATTCTCGAACTCATCCGTTCAATGCTTTTGGTGCGCGTCGGCCTATCGGTAGATGAGCGCTTCGGAAGCACTGTCTACGATTCCCTCGTCTTATTTCCGTCGCGCATGCAGGTGCCTGGAAATGGTCTTCAGTCGGTGCACGACCTGGATACTGTACGAGGGTTTCTTTCGGGGCCAGGGCCAACTGCTTTGTTCGATATTCCCTGGATGGCATTTTATCTCGGTTTATGCTTCCTGTTTCATGTATGGATCGGTATTACGGCCTTGGCCGGAGCCTTAATGCTCATCGGTCTGACGATATTGGCCGAACTGAAGTCACGTCAGCCGGCTAAGGAGGCAGCGAAAATCGCTTCGGAGCGAATGGCTCTTGCGGAAGCAACGCGTCGAAATTCAGAAGCTGTGCTTGCGATGGGTTTTGGTCATCTGCTTGGTAGACAGTGGAGCGAAATCAATCGCCGCTATCTCAGCAATCATCTGCGTGCGTCAAACGTAACAGGCATACTCGGGACAATTTCCAAGATCTTGCGAATGGTGCTGCAGTCAGCGGTGCTTGCCGTTGGGGCCATACTTGTCATCCGCCAAGAGGCCTCGGGCGGCATTATGATAGCGAGTTCCATCCTTGTTAGTCGGGCGTTGGCGCCGGTCGAACTGGCGATTGGTCAATGGAAGGGTTTCGCCGCAGCGCGTGATAGCTGGTCACGGCTGATGAAGCTCGCGCAACTGATGCAGGCTGACGAAAAAGAAGTTTCCCTTCCCAGGCCGGAAAGCGTCCTCAAAGCTGAAAATTTGCATCTCGCGGCGCCGGGCTTAAAGCTCGCGATCGTGCGCGGCGTTTCCTTTGAGCTTCAGGCAGGAGAAGCCGTCGGCGTCATCGGCCCAAGCGCATCAGGTAAATCCTCGCTCGCGCGGGGCCTCGTCGGGATTTGGCCGCCGATTTCAGGTGCGGTCCGCCTGGATGGGGCGTCTCTGTCGCAATGGGATCCGCGAGCGCTCGGCCAACACATAGGATATTTGCCGCAGGATGTTTCGTTGTTTGGTGGATCTATCGCTGAAAACATAGCCCGTTTCGATCCGGATGCGCCGTCAGAAAAAATCATTGCTGCTGCGAAGGCGGCTGGTGTCTACGACATGATTGTGCAGTTCCCCGAAGGCTTCGACACGAAGATCGGCGAACAAGGATCGGCGCTGTCGGGCGGACAGCGCCAGCGTATCGCGCTGGCACGTGCGCTCTATGGCGAGCCGTTCCTGATCGTTCTCGATGAGCCTAACTCAAACCTCGACGCGGAGGGGGAGGCGGCGTTGTCACGTGCGATACTGGATGTGAGGGCGCGTGGCGGCATTGCTATCATTATCGCTCATCGCCCAAGTGCACTTGGCGTTGTCGACAAGGTTCTCGTTCTGGCGAATGGTCAGATGCAGGCATTTGGGCCGAAGGATGAGGTTCTCAGGAAGACGACGCAGCCAGCGCCGTCCGGGCTGCAGCCTGTTCGACTAATGATCGCTGGTGAGGAGATGACGCAATGA